DNA sequence from the Acidimicrobiia bacterium genome:
CTCGTCGGAGAGGAGGAAGCGGACGACCGCGGCCACGTCGGCGGGCGCGCCGAGCCGGCCGAGGGGCACGTGGGCCTCGAGCGAGGCGCGGGCGGCGGTGTCGCCGATCGCCGGCGCCAGCATCGGCGTCTCGATGTAGCCCGGGCACACGGCGTTCACGCGCACGCCCTCGGGCCCGAGCCGGTGCGCGAGCGAGCGGGTCAAGCCGATCATCCCGTGCTTGGCCGCGGTGTACGAGGGGATGGCGCCGTGGCCCACGAGGCCCTCGATCGAGGAGATCCCGACGATCGCGGCTCCGGGACCCGCCCGTCGCAGCTCCGGCAGCACGGCGCGGACGACGAACGCGTAGGCGCGGAGGTGCGTGGCGAGGACCTGGTCCCAGCTGGCGACGTCGATCACGTCGTCGAGCGCGGCCTGTACGATGCCGGCGGCGTGCACCAGGCCACCGACCCGACCGAGCGCGGCGACGGTCGGCCCGACCGCGGCGGCGACGGCGTCGTCGTCGACGACGTCGAGCGTGACCGCGAGCGCGGCGACGCCGCGGTCGCGGCAGTGCTCGGCGACGCGCTCGGCGCTCGTCCCGTCGCGGTCCCAGACCCCGACGGGCCGGCCGACCTCGGCGAGCGCGGCGCAGATCCCGGCGCCGATCCCCGACCCGCCACCGGTCACGACCACCCCGTGGGCGGGCACCCCGAGCCGGTCGGCGGTCACGCCGCGCCGAGGATGAGGGCGCTCGTCGGCACCATCGTGCCCGCCGTCACGAGCACGTGCTCGACGTCGGCGGGCTGGTTGACGGAGGATCGACGGACGAGCCGCACCCCCTCGGCGATCCCGTTCATCCCGTGGATGTACGCCTCGCCGAGCTGACCGCCGTTGGTGTTGATGGGGAGGCGGCCCCCGAGCTCGATGTTCCCGTCCGCGACGAAGGATTTGGCCTCGCCGCGGCCGCAGAACCCGAACTCCTCGAGCTGGGGCAGCACCAGCGGCGTGAAGTGGTCGTAGATGATCGCGGCCTGGATGTCGTCCGGGCCGAGGCCGGTCGTGTTCCAGAGCT
Encoded proteins:
- a CDS encoding SDR family oxidoreductase, whose amino-acid sequence is MTADRLGVPAHGVVVTGGGSGIGAGICAALAEVGRPVGVWDRDGTSAERVAEHCRDRGVAALAVTLDVVDDDAVAAAVGPTVAALGRVGGLVHAAGIVQAALDDVIDVASWDQVLATHLRAYAFVVRAVLPELRRAGPGAAIVGISSIEGLVGHGAIPSYTAAKHGMIGLTRSLAHRLGPEGVRVNAVCPGYIETPMLAPAIGDTAARASLEAHVPLGRLGAPADVAAVVRFLLSDESRYVHGAAVVVDGGVTATGGQ